A DNA window from Doryrhamphus excisus isolate RoL2022-K1 chromosome 2, RoL_Dexc_1.0, whole genome shotgun sequence contains the following coding sequences:
- the kcmf1 gene encoding E3 ubiquitin-protein ligase KCMF1 isoform X2 yields MSRHEGVSCDACLKGNFRGRRFKCLICYDYDLCASCYESGATTTRHTTEHPMQCILTRVDYDLYYGGDTFSVEQPQAFTCPYCGKMGFTETSLQEHVTSEHAETSTEVICPICAALPGGDPNHVTDDFTAHLTLEHRAPRDLDESSSVRHVRRMFHPGRGLGGPRARRTNMHFTSGSTGGLSSSSSQSSTYTPSNREAMDPIAELLSQLSGVRRAAGGQINSSGPSASQLQQLQMQLQLERQQAQAARQQMMDTGRHSTRRGNNPGNSAAGAAAIPPPSTAAANTGATAEISPSSSSHNSQFLLARLNEPKMSEAERQFLEGERADRSLFVQELLLSTLMHEESSSSDEDERRDFADFGAMGCVDVMPLDVALENLQLRESASTGKEPPPPPL; encoded by the exons ATGTCCCGACATGAGG GTGTGAGCTGTGACGCGTGTTTAAAGGGAAACTTTCGAGGAAGACGGTTCAAGTGTCTCATCTGCTACGACTACGACCTCTGTGCGTCGTGCTACGAGAGCGGCGCCACAACGACGCGACACACCACAGAGCATCCCATGCAGTGTATATTAACCAGGGTAGACTATG ATTTGTACTACGGCGGAGATACCTTCTCAGTAGAGCAGCCCCAGGCGTTCACATGTCCTTACTGCGGGAAGATGGGCTTCACGGAGACGTCCTTACAAGAGCACGTCACCTCCGAGCATGCAGAGACGTCCACAGAGGTG ATCTGTCCAATATGCGCTGCCTTGCCTGGGGGGGATCCCAACCATGTCACCGATGACTTCACAGCCCATCTCACTCTTGAACATCGAGCACCCAGGGATTT AGATGAGTCCAGCAGTGTCCGACACGTACGTAGGATGTTCCACCCCGGGCGGGGACTGGGCGGGCCCCGGGCACGGCGCACAAATATGCACTTTACCAGCGGCTCCACTGGGGGGCTGTCGTCCTCGTCATCGCAGAGCTCCACCTACACCCCCAGCAACAGAGAGGCAATGGACCCCATCGCGG AGTTGTTGTCGCAACTGTCGGGCGTGCGACGCGCGGCGGGCGGGCAGATAAACTCTTCGGGGCCGTCGGCCTCGCAGCTGCAGCAGCTCCAGATGCAGCTGCAGTTGGAGCGGCAGCAGGCGCAGGCCGCGCGGCAGCAGATGATGGACACGGGCCGCCACTCCACGAGGCGTGGCAACAACCCAGGCAATTCGGCCGCCGGAGCCGCCGCCATCCCCCCGCCCAGCACAGCCGCCGCCAACACGGGCGCCACGGCCGAAATCAGCCCCTCGTCGTCATCCCACAACTCCCAGTTCCTATTAGCACG CTTGAATGAGCCCAAGATGTCCGAGGCCGAGCGTCAGTTCCTGGAAGGCGAGCGCGCCGACCGCAGTCTCTTCGTCCAGGAGCTGCTCTTGTCCACGCTGATGCACGAGGAGAGCTCCTCCTCGGACGAGGACGAGCGGCGAGACTTCGCCGACTTCGGGGCCATGGGCTGCGTGGACGTCATGCCTTTAGACGTGGCGCTGGAGAACCTCCAGCTCCGCGAGAGCGCCTCCACGGGGAAGGAGCCTCCGCCGCCGCCTCTTTGA
- the kcmf1 gene encoding E3 ubiquitin-protein ligase KCMF1 isoform X1 produces the protein MSRHEGVSCDACLKGNFRGRRFKCLICYDYDLCASCYESGATTTRHTTEHPMQCILTRVDYDLYYGGDTFSVEQPQAFTCPYCGKMGFTETSLQEHVTSEHAETSTEVICPICAALPGGDPNHVTDDFTAHLTLEHRAPRDLVQDESSSVRHVRRMFHPGRGLGGPRARRTNMHFTSGSTGGLSSSSSQSSTYTPSNREAMDPIAELLSQLSGVRRAAGGQINSSGPSASQLQQLQMQLQLERQQAQAARQQMMDTGRHSTRRGNNPGNSAAGAAAIPPPSTAAANTGATAEISPSSSSHNSQFLLARLNEPKMSEAERQFLEGERADRSLFVQELLLSTLMHEESSSSDEDERRDFADFGAMGCVDVMPLDVALENLQLRESASTGKEPPPPPL, from the exons ATGTCCCGACATGAGG GTGTGAGCTGTGACGCGTGTTTAAAGGGAAACTTTCGAGGAAGACGGTTCAAGTGTCTCATCTGCTACGACTACGACCTCTGTGCGTCGTGCTACGAGAGCGGCGCCACAACGACGCGACACACCACAGAGCATCCCATGCAGTGTATATTAACCAGGGTAGACTATG ATTTGTACTACGGCGGAGATACCTTCTCAGTAGAGCAGCCCCAGGCGTTCACATGTCCTTACTGCGGGAAGATGGGCTTCACGGAGACGTCCTTACAAGAGCACGTCACCTCCGAGCATGCAGAGACGTCCACAGAGGTG ATCTGTCCAATATGCGCTGCCTTGCCTGGGGGGGATCCCAACCATGTCACCGATGACTTCACAGCCCATCTCACTCTTGAACATCGAGCACCCAGGGATTTA GTTCAAGATGAGTCCAGCAGTGTCCGACACGTACGTAGGATGTTCCACCCCGGGCGGGGACTGGGCGGGCCCCGGGCACGGCGCACAAATATGCACTTTACCAGCGGCTCCACTGGGGGGCTGTCGTCCTCGTCATCGCAGAGCTCCACCTACACCCCCAGCAACAGAGAGGCAATGGACCCCATCGCGG AGTTGTTGTCGCAACTGTCGGGCGTGCGACGCGCGGCGGGCGGGCAGATAAACTCTTCGGGGCCGTCGGCCTCGCAGCTGCAGCAGCTCCAGATGCAGCTGCAGTTGGAGCGGCAGCAGGCGCAGGCCGCGCGGCAGCAGATGATGGACACGGGCCGCCACTCCACGAGGCGTGGCAACAACCCAGGCAATTCGGCCGCCGGAGCCGCCGCCATCCCCCCGCCCAGCACAGCCGCCGCCAACACGGGCGCCACGGCCGAAATCAGCCCCTCGTCGTCATCCCACAACTCCCAGTTCCTATTAGCACG CTTGAATGAGCCCAAGATGTCCGAGGCCGAGCGTCAGTTCCTGGAAGGCGAGCGCGCCGACCGCAGTCTCTTCGTCCAGGAGCTGCTCTTGTCCACGCTGATGCACGAGGAGAGCTCCTCCTCGGACGAGGACGAGCGGCGAGACTTCGCCGACTTCGGGGCCATGGGCTGCGTGGACGTCATGCCTTTAGACGTGGCGCTGGAGAACCTCCAGCTCCGCGAGAGCGCCTCCACGGGGAAGGAGCCTCCGCCGCCGCCTCTTTGA